A genomic window from Vitis riparia cultivar Riparia Gloire de Montpellier isolate 1030 chromosome 18, EGFV_Vit.rip_1.0, whole genome shotgun sequence includes:
- the LOC117905741 gene encoding plant cysteine oxidase 1-like: MTNRSSLQKLFMACRDVFKGLGTVPQPTNVTKLCHILDNMRHEDVGLSKDIQFFKAKRVAKGIPKVTCTTVYKGEGFSWYIFFLPPRAVIPLHNHPGMTVFSKLLLGIMHVKSYDWVDPVGSDSSSPPSKLRLARLKANNVFIAPCNTSVLYPTSGGNIHAFIVITPCAVLDVFRPLYESSKILAQKTTVATLRHIRQIAQETNGEIQYGGGANLLF; encoded by the coding sequence ATGACAAACAGATCTTCTCTGCAGAAGTTGTTTATGGCCTGCAGAGATGTGTTCAAAGGTCTTGGCACCGTTCCTCAGCCCACTAACGTAACCAAGCTCTGCCACATTCTAGATAATATGAGGCATGAAGATGTAGGACTAAGCAAGGATATCCAGTTCTTCAAGGCCAAAAGGGTTGCCAAAGGGATTCCCAAAGTCACATGCACTACTGTATACAAGGGTGAGGGGTTTTCGTggtatattttctttcttcctccaaGAGCTGTCATTCCCCTTCATAACCACCCAGGAATGACAGTCTTCAGTAAGCTTCTGTTAGGAATTATGCACGTCAAATCTTATGACTGGGTTGATCCTGTTGGCTCTGATTCCTCTTCGCCCCCCTCCAAATTGAGATTGGCGAGATTAAAGGCGAACAACGTCTTCATAGCTCCATGCAACACTTCAGTATTGTATCCAACTTCAGGAGGTAACATCCATGCCTTCATAGTCATAACACCATGTGCAGTGCTTGATGTTTTTAGGCCGTTATATGAATCATCTAAAATTCTCGCTCAGAAAACGACTGTTGCTACATTACGACACATAAGACAAATTGCACAAGAAACCAATGGAGAAATTCAGTATGGTGGGGGCGCCAACCTACTGTTTTAA
- the LOC117907168 gene encoding immune-associated nucleotide-binding protein 9 gives MGGSSIDDEWEFTAPSSGVRTLVLVGRTGNGKSATGNSILGRKSFKSRASSSGVTSTCELQRTILRDGQIVNVIDTPGLFDLSAESDFVGKEIVKCIDLAKDGVHAVLVVFSVRTRFSKEEEAALHSLQTLFGSKIIDYMIVVFTGGDELEDNDETLEDYLGRECPEPLKQTLLLCQNRLVLFDNKTKDEAKKYEQVQKLLSLVNSVILQNGGQPYTDELFMELKKGAQKLRDQTEEVDSLEGYSKREILVLKEQMHKSYEEQLKRITEMVEVKLRETTMKLERQLAEEQAARLKAEEIAQRAQLASNDEIRKLRENLERAQRETEELRKRAESGKCAIL, from the exons ATGGGTGGAAGTTCAATAGATGATGAATGGGAGTTTACTGCTCCTTCCAGTGGGGTTCGGACTCTGGTTTTGGTTGGACGGACAGGCAATGGTAAAAGTGCAACAGGCAATAGCATTCTTGGAAGAAAGTCCTTTAAATCAAGGGCCAGCTCTTCTGGCGTTACAAGCACTTGTGAATTACAGAGAACTATATTGAGAGATGGCCAAATTGTTAATGTCATTGACACTCCTG GATTGTTTGATTTGTCTGCTGAATCTGACTTTGTTGGCAAAGAAATTGTCAAATGCATTGACTTGGCAAAGGATGGGGTCCATGCAGTGCTTGTAGTTTTTTCAGTTAGGACTCGCTTTTCTAAGGAAGAAGAAGCTGCACTTCATAGCTTGCAGACTTTGTTTGGAAGCAAAATTATTGACTACATGATTGTAGTTTTTACTGGTGGGGATGAACTTGAAGATAACGATGAGACACTGGAAGATTATTTGGGCCGTGAGTGCCCTGAGCCTTTGAAG CAAACTCTCCTCCTTTGTCAAAATCGACTAGTACTTTTTGACAACAAGACCAAGGATGAAGCCAAGAAGTATGAACAAGTTCAGAAACTTCTGTCCCTTGTAAATTCAGTCATATTGCAGAATGGTGGACAGCCATATACAGATGagttgttcatggaattgaaG AAAGGAGCTCAGAAACTGCGTGACCAAACTGAAGAGGTGGATTCATTGGAGGGGTACTCTAAGCGAGAGATATTAGTGCTGAAGGAGCAGATGCATAAATCATATGAAGAACAACTGAAGCGAATAACCGAGATG GTTGAGGTGAAGCTGAGAGAGACAACTATGAAGCTGGAAAGACAGTTGGCAGAAGAGCAAGCGGCACGGCTGAAGGCAGAAGAGATAGCACAGAGAGCACAGTTGGCATCAAACGATGAGATTCGGAAGCTGAGGGAGAATTTAGAGAGAGCACAGAGGGAGACGGAGGAGCTCCGGAAGCGAGCTGAAAGTGGCAAGTGTGCCATTTTatga